A window of Raphanus sativus cultivar WK10039 unplaced genomic scaffold, ASM80110v3 Scaffold1474, whole genome shotgun sequence genomic DNA:
AGAGATTAATATTGCTTGTAACTTTTTAGGTGATTAATATAATGACTAGGTGTTTCCATTTTAtcgatatatattattagtacgACCATCATGAATTTAAAGACTAACATGATAATTAATTCTTTATGCtcttaatcatttttttattttctaattttttgctttttttttctgtttcatcTTCGTCTTCTTAAGTACCAATGAATACATATGACCAGTACTACATATGAACTATGAAAATTGAATcacattaaaccaaaaaatgaaaatacaactaaaataaaaataaagcaagaaaatgtaaataaaatctaaaaagttataattatttagaagaaaaacagaaaataaaaatgaattaagaTAAAGATAATAATTTCTTGGGTtacttaataattatatatacagaGATTTATCTTACTATTCTATAAACTTCTAATGAAAATAGGTAATGATCGTTATCGGGTAATATCCAAACgccatctatactattattacACCATGATCATTACGtattcctattttttttttacaaaaaagagattttttacaaaaacttattactattaattaaattatataaaaattatataataattcaGAACAAAAACAGTATTAACCAGTTTACTTTTTATGTGGAAGCTCGATTGCGAAATATTActttacaaatattaatatatatatatacaatatatatatatatcttagtAGAAATGGAAGTTATGAATGATGacaaagaaacagaagaaattttttacttttgactatttttgagatatattattaaattgCATTGGTCAAAATTAGCtgtattttagttttgataattattttctaaaatctttgctcagaaaaatatatattcttaatcTAGAATGAGAAATATTTATTTCCTATTTAAAAGGTcctaattttagaaaaatatataggGACTATCTTGaatgagaaaatatattaatttttttctttatatgtaCATATGTAACGTTTAATGACAGCTAAGGTAAACCGATATTATCCTTTTAAATATTACATACATATAAAAACATAACACTGCAATCAGAAAATCTTGCAAAGAAAAACTAATTATCCAAGAAACATAGGTCAGTagtgaaaagaagaagaaaataacatTTGATGACACTAATTGATATGCAATATTTTCTTACCCATTGTTGTTGATTTTTGTTCTTAACTTCTTTTTCTCATAGTCTCAACTGAAACAAGCTTTTTCtgaattttgtgtgtgtttgattGATTACTACAGTGATTTCAGCAGACATGAACAATGAAATTGAACAAGAGACTTTATCGTCTGGAGCACTATGCTCCATAAGAAAACCGATCAAACCAAACGATTCTCAACACCATATCCAAAAATATAGACCACACAATTAACGGTAATTTCATATCAGTCACTGATGCATATGATAAAAACAGTTATAACAATCTCGTTTTTCCTTCCTGAAGTCTTTATACGTTTTGATTCAAGatatgttttgttatatatatatacattacatgtaatttaattatacatGTAAAAACGATACAGATGGTTCAAAGAAAATTCAGGACGATGCAGATGGTTCAAAGAAAATGCAGGACGACACAGATGGTTCAAAGAAAACCGAGAAGACAACTTTAAGTAGCGATCCTTGTGATTCTTCATCACAGGCGACTCAAAAGTCTAAGATCAAATGGACGGAAGCCCTTGAAAATCATTTTTACGAAGCCATTGAACACATTGGTAGTGTTCATAGTAAGTACTAAAAGTTTTTAGCTTACGTGTTAGATTTGTTTTCATTATTAGTTGTGTTCACTTAAATATCTACtatcatatgaaaataataataattttatggtattgataaactatattttagatAGTGAATAGTGTCCACAATTTTTCACTTACACCCTTacatttttaattcatttttagttTAGAAAGATAGCAAAAAATTGTTGTACGTAAAgttataaatgaaatttatatatatatatatattattttttttgctaaaaacttttttttttaaatggctcCGTAGACCACAAGAGAATCAAGATCCACAGGTTCCTATCAGAATAGCGAAACACAAACATCCGTTTATGTCCaatgaaatttatatagttatactCAACTGCAAAAAATTCTCATTCTCTAGTTGCATTTTCTAAGTATCTGAAGGTTTATATACTAATGTTCTATCTCTTTGCTTCGTGTTTGGTATAATTTGAAGGGGCAACACCTAAgaagattttaaaattcatgaacCTGAAATTCCTGACAAAAGCACACATATCCAGCAAATTACAGGTTCGATCATCTACCAAACTGCTTTTAGGACCATATGTCATTTAATCATATATAGTTCAAAGCGCATTAAATCAATATGCTTTTGTTGGATCAAATATCTCACATCAGAAATCTTTTTGTTCCttatttaaaagaattttacatttttacaaGAATTCATTTaaccaaattttaattatagtaCTGAAACTGTTGACACTACACAGAAGTGCCGACAAACCGTGAAAAGAGATGAGGAAAGCATGAGAAGGCCAAGAATGGCTATGTACCCGGAATTCTCATCAGCAGCTGGCTACAACTACCGACAGCACCCTTACAACTACAACCCAAGGCTAGGCAACAGAAATCTTTTCAATGGCCAACCTGGCTATGGTCTTGGTCAATCTAGCTCCATGATGAAAAACAATGCTGGTTTACATGACTCTCTCAACTACATGAACCGTAGACCCACCTATGATTTGAGCCAAACTGGATCCAAATTGTTTCCTAGGAGAGGAAATCTTTGGTTTCAGAATGGAACGTTGCCTCAATGGAGAAACATTCCCGGAACATCTCAAGCTCCTAGGTTTGGACAATATGGTGCAACAAGCAATGTTTTGGGTATGAACTATAATCCTACTACTAGTACTACGGGTAGTAGTTACGTTGGGGTTAGAACAGATGAAAATAGAGATTTGGTTGGACTTGGTGGAATAGGAGTTAACGGTAATGATAATGGCTCTTTCGGTGGAATAAGGGTTCATGGTACTGGTAGTGATAGCGGCTCTCTTCAAGGAATGAGCGTTCATGGTAATGATCATGGGTCTCTTGAAGGAATAAGAGGTCATTGTCCTGGTAATGGTTCTCTTGAAGGAATAAGAGTTCACGATAACAGCAATGACTCTCTTGGTGGAATAAGAGTTCATGGTAGTGGTACTGGCTATGTTGGTGAGATAGGAGTTCATGGTACTGGTAACGGTAATGGATCTCTTGGTGAAAATTTTGACATGAACTGGAATTTCGGTAACAATAACATGAGTAACCATGGAAGTTCAACTTCGGTGATTCCTTCTGTATTCTCATCGTTCTTGGACAATAAGGATCAGTCACAAAACAGCTTGATTGCTCAAGCCGGTGGTGTGATCCCTGGACTAgagaattcaaaaatatttaatgatcACCATGACATCGACAAGATTTTTTCTGATATAAATAACTCTCAGTTTCATCATCAGAATCAGGTAGAAGGATTGATAATCGATATCATTTTGGCTTTCCTTTTACTTATCTGAAGGTAATGTTTTGATTCATGTATATGTGTGCATGATTTTGAGCAGCATCAAGGTAACCTGACTGGTGTAAATCTTGAGGCACCCACTGCTTATCCTCTTGAAGACATTAACAGTTGGAGTTTTAATGACGTAAGTCATATTTATgttactcttcttctttttttttgcttatatttttatttacttttacctttttcttatttattacctttattttttttttcttttagttaccTTTCGGTTGTGTGTATGTGCATCTATATGATTGAACATTTATTAACCATATATACACGatgaattatttgttttaagggTACCGATAATGAAGAACTGTTGAACTCTCTCGCTGCTAATCCGGATATGTATTTTCCTACTCATGACATGAACATTACAAATCAGGTAAATTTGGTTTATATCACTAAAGAGATCCTTTTGTATATGTGTGTCTCTATTATGGATTGAAGATTTTCTTAACGATATATACACAATGAATGATTTGATTGAAGGGtaataataatcatgaagaaaCATTTAACTCTCTTGCTGCTAATCCGGAGATGCACTTTCCTACTCAGGACATGAACATTACAAATCAGGTAAATCTGGTTTATAAAGAGATCCTTTTGTGTATGTGTGTCTCTATTATGGATTGAACATTTTCTTAACGATATATACACAATGAATGATTTGATTGAAGGGTAATAATCATGAAGAAACATTTAACTCTCTTGCTGCTAATCCGGAGATGCACTTTCCTACTCAGGAGATGAACATTACAAATCAGGCAAGTCTTGTTTCTATCTCTGAAAGATTCTTTTTGACCCTTAGATTAGTTCCATGTAAAAAGACATGACAAAAATTGATATTTGAAAATTGATTGCATAGGAACATGGTAGTTTTGACCTAATTATTTTGATAGTTTTACTTGAACTTTTTTCACCTAGCTAGAAAAACACGTCATATCTGTTAAAATATTGAGACGAAATGTATGTTTTCCAGTTTTCTATTTATACACGTCTTTAcctattttatttaattaaatttatgaaatgTTACGTTTGGATTACAGTACCCAACTTCTGATATCaattttatttactgttttgtgtttgtatattttatagGATCATGACAACGATGAAGACATCATGAACTATTTATCATCGATCCTGACATGAATTGAGAAAGCTCTCCCAGTTTCGTTGACTTGAACATTTACATTAAGCATTTTTAACAAGTTCGGTGGTGCTTTCATCATATTCAAAACTGGGGCTAtctatttatttagtttatatgtttaattgGCTGTATTGAGGAAATATGAAAACATTTAATATGTAAGTTtcctataaaatatttttatgaagcTAGAGTAACTAGTGCTTAACAAGTCTTCAATATTTTTTCCCCAACAATATACATTATGCATTTGAACTCGGGCCTGATAATGAAACTAACACCTTTACATCAACGATGCTAGCAGCTAAAAGCTGGACTACATATCCCGACCAAGTCTTAAGAGTTATCTATAGATATACTTGGGTTATAAACTGTTACTGAAATATGATTGATTACTAGTAAATATGTTTTCTGTTATATTGCAGTGTAGTACTTTATTAGGTTTATAACGCTTCCTTGGAAGTTTATGGTTTGTTTCAACGGTTTGTCCCTATCTATTTAACATAGATTGTCTTGTCATGGACCGTTTGAACTGTCGCTGTTACAAGTTATAACACCACCACATTTACTACTTACTGGTGTGGCAACTCATTAACATACAGTTCAACACTTGCTTGAATTGTTTTGAGATTCTCAATAAAAATTATGAGTTCACGAAATACATGAAAAGAAGAATATATCTATTGAAGATTTGTAGTTAAAGAAGAAAATCAGAACCTTCTCACACGATTAACTTAGGTCTCATTATTGGTTGAAGCTATCCTTAAGGATATAAGCCTACGACACAGCTAGAATTTGATAGGGTAATTAAACCTAAAAGTTCAACCACAAAAACATGCACAGTTAGAAAGAACAAAGCCCACATATAttacaaaaatctaaaaaatatagatCAAACATTATCGTGTAAGGTAcagtatatgtatatacatatactaATCAAATGATACCCAATTGAATTTTGGATGGAGCGTTTTAACCGTTTTAGCCTCGGCCGCATAGGTGGCATTGGAATCAAACGTTTCCCATCTCGTGGTTATGATAACCGGAGGAACTGGCGATGAACCCGTGCATTTTCTCGACGTTTCCTCATCAACTGTCACCACATCTCGTTCCTTGTGTTGTGCTTGTATTTGAGGTTCTAGCTGCGGTTGTGTTTTAGGTTTCACTTGCGTTTGCGGTTGCAATGAGTTCTTGATCTTCAATACGTCTAGTGCCTCAACATACTTCTGTAGTCTTTCCtccttttttttcatttattcgaattaagaaaaagaaaattgattaTCAGCTGCACAAACAATACTTCACCACATAGTCACACATTTTGGACaaaattaagtaatatattaaaattttaaaactatataaatcatataataatatcGTGTTATAAATACTAATTCTTCTTTAAACCAAGAAGCTCTATGCCTAGGTCCATAGTAACAAGTAcctgcatcttcttcttcagtttaATATCTCCATCGCCTATAATCGCATCTAGCTTCACCAACAGATTCATCAACATCTCTAGCAAATTCTCCAGATTCTCCTTTTCAACTTTCACTCCTTTACCAATTACTGCATCAAACGCCGACAgctaaaatccaaaaaaaaattataatcttattaCGATATATTAATTATCAGTATTGCGGGAAATTTGAAATTCAGTTATACTTTCTCGGCGAGTCTATCGGCTTGGAAGCTAATGTCGGATATTGATTTATTGGCTTTCTCTTTAGCGACCAGTTTCCTCATCTCAAGGAAACGTTTCTCCTGAGAAATTGGATCTTCTTTGAGAACCAGTCTCGAACCATCTTTGACACCACAAAGATCAAGAAACATCTTGGAATCTCTTTCTTTGTCTTTGTATAGAATCTTCATGTCTTGATGATGAACTCCTATCTTAACAGACAATCTCTTCTTTAATTCCCCTGATAATAAATTCAACAACAAGAATATTAggaaaataatgataatttgcACAAAGaaattgttatttgtttttgtgttaTACCGAAAGTAGATTGAGAGTTGATACTGATCTCGTGATGGACCGACCCGTATTTGACCCGAACATGGATGACATGTGGTACGTTGGAGCTATCATCTGTTCGTCTCTGTACAACCATTCCTCCAGGTCGGAGCTCCCATTCACCGTCGCCGGCGTCGGTTGTTCCAATTGTCAttttcatcattttttgttATCCGATCGGAAATTCCAAAGTGAAGACttttacataaacaaaaaaaaatactagagagagagaaaagaaagagaaagagtgAAATGATGAGATGAACACgatcaagaagaagagagaagaatattaaagaaagaagaagaaatgtaaaaaagataataaagatttgttttggtcaaataaataaagaaatctCTGGACAAAAGGGAAGTAAATATACTCTGCgctttaataatttaattttctatgcTTCCGGACAGAAACTCATggaagaaaaaacatataaaaatcataaaaccattttaaaactttttacaaaaataaataagtgaaTAATGTGATTGTTGGTTGTTATATCCCATTATCAGTGATCACATACACATACATAAACCAATACTACTGAATAAAAAAAAGTACTACTgaatataatatgttgtaacTTGTAACCCCACATATTTATTTGTTGAATAATAACGAAACTAATGTCCCCAACacgtatatttatttttcatctgTGTCAAGTCGTGTTCTACATTTCTGAAGTACAGGTAATCTATTGACGAAACTGAAACAGTAACTTGTATCACACGTCCACCTCTCAGCTCCGACAAACTCTGTAACCTTTAATGTCTATCTCGCAGATCCACATTGTCTCAAACTTTCGTCGGTGACGGTGCGTTGTGTCCTCTCCCCCAAGGTCCATGGCAGATCAAAAACACACGCGAGCTTTTCACTGAACCTCATATATATAACTTGTATTATAGGAAGTTGTTCAATATTACAACTCCCTATATTACAAGTgagttgtccaaaaaaaaagggagttgtccaaaaaaaacCCTTGTAATATAGGATAATTTCCGTATTAGATAGTTGTCCTTATAGCAATAGGATTAAGAATTTATAGTTGTATATATATTCAGAACTTGAGGTCAATGGACAATGACCAATAACACAAGAACTATCAATTACATAACTTGTAATGGTCTTGTAAGATACTTGGGTTTGAGTTGGGCACAAAATGATGATTTGAGTTATTGATATGGGCCTAAAATGATGATTGAGTTATTGAAATGGGCTTTGTGAGCTAAGCCCATTCAAGGGAACTGTAAAAGGCTAGGGCGtcctttaatatattttcaaattgtttttgtctataaaaaaattgaaagcaAAAAATAAAGTGGATATTTGTCGTAGCCCCACTCATTTACAGCTGCAATCATTGGCATAGTTACCATACATGCACCGTAGAAGATCACACCTCTTAATCCAACGATCCGAAACAAAACTACCTTTATAGATCACGCGGTCACAATCCACCACGCGATCATAAGATCCAAAGGTTACCAATCCATCAAGCGATACTTGTTATCACACACTCCACACGTGTCAGTATCAACCAAACAGGTAGGTGACCGTCACCGGCTCGTCCGGTCAGTTTGGACTCCTCTGCGATTCTGTATAATAACCCGAAGAGCCTGTCTCCAGCTTTCTTTTTCCTCTCTCCCTCAAATCAAATTTTCCagcttgaaaaaaaaaatatcttcttctGTGTTTTTTCcgattcggtttcggtttaAAGGTTCTTCTTTATAGTCTGTGTAGTGATTTTGACTTTGGTCCTTATGCTCTGATCGAAAGCCTCTCACTTCACAGTCTTCTTCTCGGTATGTCTCGTTTCTTCCTGCTTTCTCTGATTTGTCCTTCTTCTAGGGTTTAGTTTTTGTGTTCTGtaatgaaatttttcaaaaaaattagtttttttttttaatttttgatttcaGTTTGAGGTTATTGCGAGAAGTGATTGTTAGATTATGttccttaaaaaaaaattagggttttttttatCACATAGTTTTGAGTTTAATGTCTGTTTTCTTTCTCTTGTCGGAACACcagatttagggtttttttttgtttgttgattaAAAAATGTGATCTTTTGTAGATATATCGATTAAAGGAACCGACTTTGATTGATTCGATGGCTGGATTGACTCCATCGTCTTCGACCTCAGGGATCTTCTtccaaggaggaggaggaggagacgatGAATCGCAAGGCTTCATGAACTCTCACTTCACTTCCTCTAACTCCCTCCCTGGATGCGGCTACCACCACCAAAGCCTCAGCGAGATGCACAACAACAACCCCGCCGCTATGATGAGCGTCTCCACCCCCGGAGCTAGCTCCATGGTCACAGACGCCAActcaggaggaggaggtggtccTCTCTTGCAGCGTAGCGCTAGCATCAACAACGAGTCTTACATGCGTCTCCCCGCCTCCCCGCTGtctttctcctcttcctccGTCGCCGACGGGTCCACCGTCGTGCAGCGGCCTCACCCGCCTCCCCCTCACCACGATCCCGggcgaggaggaggaggaggatccaGCGCCACTTCTCGGCGTGGCGCGGCCTCTGAGGGTTACTTTCAGGACCCGACGCAGGCGAGGAAGAAGCCGAGAGTGGAGACTAAACAGGACGACGCGCTCCAGCAGCAGATTTTGAGGCAGTGGCTTCAGAGGCAGGAGCTGCTGCATCAACAGCAGCAGGGGCAGAACCCTCAGCTACAGCTTTTGCTTCAGCAGCAGAAGATgaggcagcagcagcagcagttCCTCCAGTCCTTGCCGCCTCTGCAGCGGATTCAGctccagcagcagcagcaggtTCAGCAGCAACAGCAACAGTTACAGCagatgcaacaacaacaacaacaaggagGTGGGCAAAGGGGTTATGAGAACAGCGTTTGTGCTCGGAGATTAATGCAATACCTATATCACCAGCGCCAAAGGCCTTCTGTGAGTTTTTGTTTATACTAAGTAAGTAGAAATAAGCTCTTGACAGTTACTTACTTTACCTCTTTGctgtgttttggttttggtaGGAGGGAAGTATTGTGTATTGGAGGAAGTTTGTGAACGAGTACTTTTCACCACGTGCAAAGAAGAGATGGTGTCTCTCTCATTATGACAATGTTGGACATAACACACTTGGTGTTTCTCCTCAGGCTGCCACggtttgtcttcttcttcccacctctcttcttttttttttaaactcgtTTGTGCTTGTTTATACAACTTGTACATGATCATTGTCCTAAAAAGTCTGTTTAAGTCTCTTAAAATCGTATTTATACCATTATAAATCGGTTTAAACCATTCTAAAAACCATTTAAACCGGTTTAAAACGATCTAAATTAGTATAAATCTGTTACATTAAGTAATAGTGTTTcaggaaaaagaaaagtaataaTGTTAGTATAAGTGtctaatttcttttgttttgtatatctAATTATGATAAgtcatcaaaaatattatacacataAAATAAACGAATAATTTTCTTGAacattgtataataataatttttgctATTTGCAGGAAGAGTGGCAGTGTGATCTTTGTGGTTCTAAATCAGGAAGAGGATTTGGTAAGTTTCATATTCAGCAACACTGTTTACAATTATAACACATCTTCACCTCtgaataagttttttttttcttcctctaATGATGGAATCTGCAGAAGCAACATTTGATGTGTTGCCAAGGCTCAACGAGATAAAGTTCGCAAGCGGTGTCATCGACGAGCTTCTCTACCTAAGCGTGCCCTCTGAACGCAGGTTCCCTTCCGGAATCATGGTGTTGGAATACGCAAAGGCCGTTCAGGAGAGTGTCTATGAACACATCCGTGTTGTTCGTGAAGGCCATCTCAGAATCATATTCTCCCAAGAGCTCAAGATTCTCTCGTGGGAGTTTTGTACTCGTCGACATGAAGAGCTACTCCCTCGTCGCCTTGTAGCCCCACAGGTTAAATaacattcttttttgttttccttgTAATCTTTAAAACTCTTTAAACTTAACAAAGCTCTTGTCTCCTTTCAGGTGAACCAGTTGCTTCAGGTTGCGGAGAAGTGTCAGAGCACAATTGATCAGAGTGGACCAGATGGGATCCATCAGCAGGATCTGCAAGCAAATAGCAACATGTGAGTCAATGAATCTAAAGACAACTTctacctttcttcttctttgtttcttgatataaaaatgttatatttgctCTACAGGGTCATGGCTGCTGGACGTCAACTAGCGAAAAGCTTGGAGTCACATTCTCTTAATGACTTAGGCTTCTCCAAACGCTATGTTCGGTGTTTGCAGGTAACTTTCTATTTATAGTAACTTTTCCTAAGTTCATCTCTTtacatcttg
This region includes:
- the LOC108810119 gene encoding BAG family molecular chaperone regulator 2, whose amino-acid sequence is MMKMTIGTTDAGDGEWELRPGGMVVQRRTDDSSNVPHVIHVRVKYGSVHHEISINSQSTFGELKKRLSVKIGVHHQDMKILYKDKERDSKMFLDLCGVKDGSRLVLKEDPISQEKRFLEMRKLVAKEKANKSISDISFQADRLAEKLSAFDAVIGKGVKVEKENLENLLEMLMNLLVKLDAIIGDGDIKLKKKMQEERLQKYVEALDVLKIKNSLQPQTQVKPKTQPQLEPQIQAQHKERDVVTVDEETSRKCTGSSPVPPVIITTRWETFDSNATYAAEAKTVKTLHPKFNWVSFD
- the LOC108812693 gene encoding probable transcriptional regulator SLK2; its protein translation is MAGLTPSSSTSGIFFQGGGGGDDESQGFMNSHFTSSNSLPGCGYHHQSLSEMHNNNPAAMMSVSTPGASSMVTDANSGGGGGPLLQRSASINNESYMRLPASPLSFSSSSVADGSTVVQRPHPPPPHHDPGRGGGGGSSATSRRGAASEGYFQDPTQARKKPRVETKQDDALQQQILRQWLQRQELLHQQQQGQNPQLQLLLQQQKMRQQQQQFLQSLPPLQRIQLQQQQQVQQQQQQLQQMQQQQQQGGGQRGYENSVCARRLMQYLYHQRQRPSEGSIVYWRKFVNEYFSPRAKKRWCLSHYDNVGHNTLGVSPQAATEEWQCDLCGSKSGRGFEATFDVLPRLNEIKFASGVIDELLYLSVPSERRFPSGIMVLEYAKAVQESVYEHIRVVREGHLRIIFSQELKILSWEFCTRRHEELLPRRLVAPQVNQLLQVAEKCQSTIDQSGPDGIHQQDLQANSNMVMAAGRQLAKSLESHSLNDLGFSKRYVRCLQISEVVSSMKDVIDFCRDQKVGPIEALKSYPYRMKTGKMQMQMQQEMEQAGNDARGLPPDRNSLNKLMALRNNNNMNNGQGSLPGSGQAAAAFALTNYQTMLMKQNAEQTNATLQQESSRNMSPSPSYNGAAGTLLTGFAQSPSISGVSSPQRQMPSSSYNSSAHQQYQQQQQQPSCSGSNQAMEQQQLIHQIWQQMANTNGGSGQQQSLSGQNMGRNRTDYVPTAETPSSSNRFRGMKGLDQSQSQNQEAMVSSNNTSSLNFGDNNGFFSNGVDESMEYPWKA
- the LOC130504279 gene encoding uncharacterized protein LOC130504279 — encoded protein: MMKNNAGLHDSLNYMNRRPTYDLSQTGSKLFPRRGNLWFQNGTLPQWRNIPGTSQAPRFGQYGATSNVLGMNYNPTTSTTGSSYVGVRTDENRDLVGLGGIGVNGNDNGSFGGIRVHGTGSDSGSLQGMSVHGNDHGSLEGIRGHCPGNGSLEGIRVHDNSNDSLGGIRVHGSGTGYVGEIGVHGTGNGNGSLGENFDMNWNFGNNNMSNHGSSTSVIPSVFSSFLDNKDQSQNSLIAQAGGVIPGLENSKIFNDHHDIDKIFSDINNSQFHHQNQHQGNLTGVNLEAPTAYPLEDINSWSFNDGTDNEELLNSLAANPDMYFPTHDMNITNQGNNHEETFNSLAANPEMHFPTQEMNITNQDHDNDEDIMNYLSSILT